The stretch of DNA CGGGAGCCCTCGCCGAGCGACTCGCACGCGGTGATGATCGCGGCGTAGCCCTCCGGGCCTTCGCGCATCGCCCTGGTCGAGAAGTTGGTGTGGGCGCCGGCGCCGTTCCAGTCGCCCTTGACCGGCTTGGGGTCGAGGGTGGCGGAGATGCCGTGGCCCTCGGCGGTGCGGTAGAGCAGCCAGCGGGCCACCCACAGCTGGTCGGCGACCTCGAGCGGGGGCAGCGGGCCGACCTGGAACTCCCACTGGCCCGGCATGACCTCGGCGTTGATGCCCGAGATGCCGAGCCCCGCCGTCAGGCAGTTGTCCAGGTGCTCCTCGACGATCTCCCGGCCGAAGATCTCGTCGGCGCCGACACCGCAGTAGTAGCCGCCCTGCGGGGCCGGGAAGCCGCCCTCGGGGAAGCCGAGCGGGCGGGAGCCGTTGAAGAAGGTGTACTCCTGCTCGATGCCGAAGACCGGCTCCTGCGCGGCGAAGCGCTCCGCGGCCTCGGCCAGCGCGGTCCGCGTGTTGGACGGGTGCGGGGCGAGCGTGGTGTCGAGGACTTCGCACAGCACGAGGATGTCGTCGCCGCCGCGGATCGGGTCCGGGCACGAGAAGACCGGCCTCAGTACGCAGTCGGAGGTGCGTCCCTCGGCCTGGTTGGTGGAGGACCCGTCGAAGCCCCAGAGCGGCAGTTCGGCGCCCTTGGCGTCGTCGCCGAGGATCTTCGTCTTGGAACGCAGCTTGGCCGTCGGCTCGGTGCCGTCGATCCAGATGTACTCAGCCTTGAAGGTCACGGGCCACATCCTCCGGGGTCTCACTCGCGCGCGCCCACGGGCGGCGCGGCGCCGCGGCACGGTGCGCCGCGGCGGCTGTTCAGCAGCCTGTCAACGGGCCGTTTCCCGGCCATTGCCCGAATGTGAACCCCGTGTTACCCGGCGCCGTTGTGGCGCGGTTCACGCGGTACGGGGGAGGGCCTGTCTGCTCCCGGCCGGGAGCAGACAGGCCCTCACTCGTGGAGGTGGGTGTCAGCCCACCTTCTCGATCACCGCGCGCCGGATCAGGAACTTGCCCGGCTCCCGGACCTCCTCGAAGGCCGCGTCGTTGAGCAGGACGCAACTGCCGGAGACGGAGGTGACCTTCACCGTGGTGGACTTGTTGTTGTCCAGGTTGGTGACCTTCAGCGTGGTGCCCGCCGGGAACTGGTTACTGGACGCGGCCGGTGCGCCGCCCTCGCCGGAGAGTGTCACGGTGGAGCCCTGGCACACCTGCTGGCCGGACGCCGCGACGCCGCCGCCGGCGTTCCCGGCCGCACCGTCTTGCTGCCCGGCCTGCTGCCCGTTCTGCTGACCGGCTTCCTGGCCGTTCTGCTGCCCGTTCTGCTGGCCCGCCTGCTGGCCGTTCTGCCCCTGCTGCCCGGCCTGGGAGTCCTGAGCCGACTCCCCCACCGTGCACCCGGACGCGGCCTGCTTGCGCTTGATCTCCTCGATGACCGCCTCACGGTTGGCGATCCGCGCCTCGGACAGTGCGTCCGGGTCGGCCCGCTGGCCGTCGATGAACTTCTGGTTGTTGCCGAGGGCGGTGGCGAGCCCCTGACAGACCGTCGAGTCCGCGGCGGACAGGGTTCGCGGGGCCTCCGGCTGCGCGGCGTTGGATGTGGCGGCCAGGGCGAAGGCCCCGCCGCCCGCCACCGCCGCGGCTGTGACCAGCAGCGCGACCTTCTTCTTCGTGCTGACAGTGCGCCTACGCGACATGCGCGCCTCCTGAAGGGGTGGGGGAGCGTACGCCGCTAGGTACGAGATGCCGAACGAGGTTACTCAGCGGTTGCGGGGCCAGTTGAAGTGACCTGCGTCACGCGGGAGTTGGCAGTGCCGTGCGACGGGTCGCGCGGCACTCACCCGCGTCCGAGCGCGTCCCGCACCGCTTCCTCGGTCCGGGCCACGACCGCCGTGCCGTCGTCGGCCGTGATGATCGGACGCTGGATCAGCTTCGGGTGCTCGGCCAGCGCCGCGATCCAGCGCTCGCGCGCCCCGGCGTCCCGCGGCCAGTCCTTCAGCCCGAGCTCCTTCGCCACGGCCTCCTGCGTCCGCGTGATGTCCCACGGCTCCAGCCCCAGCCGCCCGAGCACGTTCCGGATCTCCTCCGCGGTCGGTACGTCCTCCAGATAGCGGCGCACGGTGTACTCGGCACCCTCGGCATCGAGCACCCCGACGGCACTGCGGCACTTCGAGCAGGCCGGATTGATCCAGATCTCCATGCGGCCACGGTACGCGAGGACCGGGCGGCAACACCCGTGGAGACTGCCGGGGTCGCTGCAGACATGTGGCTTTGTTTCACGAGAACCGACAGCGCCCACAGCGCGCCCCGCCGTCGCAAGGCCTCACCTCGGGAAGCCGCGATGAGGCCCCAAGCACCTCTGTGCGGTGTTCCGACTCCGTGGCATCCGGCCACGGAACCTCCGCAAAAACCCGTTGGCGGACCACGGCGGCCACTGCTACTTTTCCGGAGGCCGTGCGAGAGAACAAGGAGGTGGTACCCGTGAACGTATCGACATGGGTGCTCCCCTCCGGGGTCACGGTCGGACGATAGGTCGTCCGGGAGCGCCGTTCCAGTGCACTCCCGAAAGGCACGACCATGCACTTCACTTCTGAACAGCGCCTCGACGACGGCGTCCTCGAACGCGAATTCACCCTCGGCGAGATCCCCGGCACCCTGTGGACGCCTGGATCCGCACCGGCCCCGCTGATCCTGATGGCCCACAACAACGGCCTGCCCAAGGGGGAGTCCCGGCTGGTGGCCCGGGCCCGGCACTCCGCCGCGCACGGCTACGCGGTGGCAGCCATCGACGCCCCCGGGTGCGGTGACCGGCCCCGTTCCGCCGCCGACGAGCAGGCCCGCGCCGACCTCCGCCGGGCGATGCAGGCCGGCGAGCCGGTCGATGAGATCTTCGAGTCCTTCATCGGCCCGCTGGTCGAAAAGGCGGTCCCGGAATGGCGGACCACCCTGGACGCCCTCCTTTCGCTGCCCGAGGTCGGCGGCCCGGTCGGGTACTCGGGGTGGACCGCCGTCGGCATTCGGCTGGCGGTCCTCGAGCCGCGCATCGCGGCCGCCGGTTT from Streptomyces sp. 6-11-2 encodes:
- the glnII gene encoding glutamine synthetase — protein: MTFKAEYIWIDGTEPTAKLRSKTKILGDDAKGAELPLWGFDGSSTNQAEGRTSDCVLRPVFSCPDPIRGGDDILVLCEVLDTTLAPHPSNTRTALAEAAERFAAQEPVFGIEQEYTFFNGSRPLGFPEGGFPAPQGGYYCGVGADEIFGREIVEEHLDNCLTAGLGISGINAEVMPGQWEFQVGPLPPLEVADQLWVARWLLYRTAEGHGISATLDPKPVKGDWNGAGAHTNFSTRAMREGPEGYAAIITACESLGEGSRPMDHVKNYGAGIDDRLTGLHETAAWDAYSYGVGDRGASVRIPWQVERDGKGYIEDRRPNANVDPYVVTRLLIDTCCTALEKAGQV
- a CDS encoding arsenate reductase family protein — its product is MEIWINPACSKCRSAVGVLDAEGAEYTVRRYLEDVPTAEEIRNVLGRLGLEPWDITRTQEAVAKELGLKDWPRDAGARERWIAALAEHPKLIQRPIITADDGTAVVARTEEAVRDALGRG
- a CDS encoding dienelactone hydrolase family protein, whose protein sequence is MHFTSEQRLDDGVLEREFTLGEIPGTLWTPGSAPAPLILMAHNNGLPKGESRLVARARHSAAHGYAVAAIDAPGCGDRPRSAADEQARADLRRAMQAGEPVDEIFESFIGPLVEKAVPEWRTTLDALLSLPEVGGPVGYSGWTAVGIRLAVLEPRIAAAGFFAGGYVPRAQREEARQVTIPLLFLLQWDDEGNPRQRALDLFDAFGTKEKTLHANLGGHTGTPWFEVEDGARFFGRHLK